In Streptomyces dangxiongensis, one DNA window encodes the following:
- the cobT gene encoding nicotinate-nucleotide--dimethylbenzimidazole phosphoribosyltransferase, which translates to MSRLNLDDFTDLIERPDGGVRRDAEARRERQTVPPGALGRLDELGEWLAAAQGAVPVRQVERPRVVLFAGDHGIAGLGVSARPAGGAERLVREVLEGASPVAVLARRLQVPVRVVDMALDCDPRTLPEDVVRHRVRRGSGRIDVEDALTLDETEAALRAGVAIADEEADSGTDLVVLGDVSVGGTTAAAVLVAALCGTDASVVTGRGGLAIDDLAWMRKCAAIRDALRRARPVLGDQTQLLAAVGGADLAAMTGFLLQCAVRKLPVILDGVVAAACALVAQRVAFRAPDWWLAGHDSGEPGQAKALDRMALEPLLEQGVKVGEGVGALLALPLVRSAAALAAELPELPEQPDPEATPVHPESEATPLARPE; encoded by the coding sequence ATGAGCAGGCTTAATCTGGACGACTTCACCGATCTGATCGAGCGCCCGGACGGGGGCGTGCGCCGTGACGCCGAGGCCCGTCGGGAGCGTCAGACCGTGCCGCCCGGGGCACTGGGCCGCCTGGACGAGCTGGGCGAGTGGCTGGCCGCCGCGCAGGGTGCCGTACCGGTACGGCAGGTCGAACGGCCGCGGGTGGTGCTCTTCGCCGGCGACCACGGCATCGCCGGGCTGGGCGTCTCGGCGCGGCCCGCGGGCGGCGCGGAGCGGCTGGTGCGCGAGGTGCTGGAGGGTGCGAGCCCGGTCGCCGTGCTCGCCCGCCGGCTCCAGGTGCCCGTACGGGTCGTGGACATGGCCCTCGACTGCGATCCGCGGACCCTGCCCGAGGACGTGGTACGGCACCGGGTGCGGCGGGGCAGCGGCCGTATCGACGTCGAGGACGCGCTCACCCTGGACGAGACCGAGGCGGCCCTGCGCGCGGGGGTCGCGATCGCCGACGAGGAGGCCGACTCGGGAACCGATCTCGTGGTGCTCGGTGACGTCAGCGTGGGCGGGACGACGGCGGCGGCGGTGCTCGTCGCCGCGCTGTGCGGCACCGACGCGTCCGTGGTGACCGGGCGGGGCGGCCTCGCGATCGACGATCTGGCGTGGATGCGCAAGTGCGCGGCGATCCGGGACGCGCTGCGGCGGGCGCGGCCGGTCCTCGGCGACCAGACGCAACTGCTGGCCGCCGTGGGCGGGGCGGACCTCGCGGCGATGACCGGGTTCCTGTTGCAGTGCGCGGTGCGCAAGCTGCCGGTGATCCTGGACGGCGTCGTGGCCGCGGCGTGCGCGCTGGTCGCGCAGCGGGTGGCGTTCCGGGCGCCGGACTGGTGGCTGGCCGGCCACGACAGCGGGGAGCCCGGGCAGGCCAAGGCGCTGGACCGGATGGCCCTGGAACCGCTGCTGGAGCAGGGTGTGAAGGTCGGCGAGGGCGTGGGCGCACTGCTGGCCCTGCCGTTGGTCCGCAGCGCCGCCGCCCTGGCCGCCGAACTTCCCGAACTTCCCGAACAGCCGGACCCCGAGGCCACCCCGGTCCACCCGGAGTCCGAGGCCACCCCCCTCGCACGACCGGAGTAG
- a CDS encoding methyltransferase domain-containing protein → MSRQLDEQIAGRFPVGRRLRVLDVGMGRGAQALRLARLGHQVTGVEQDAALLGAAQETLGREPEGIRERVRLVQSDGRDTGVHFLPGSFDVVLCHGVLMYVTEPDPLVAGLARMLAPGGLLSLLVRNGDALAMRAGLCGDWAGALAAFDTTAHLPRARTDWDTGAPVRFGPDVRADRLATLTATLDGIAAPLHAWYGVRVFTDAVADGAVVPEDLRALLAAEERAGRTDPYRSVAALLHLCGVRG, encoded by the coding sequence GTGTCCCGGCAACTGGATGAGCAGATAGCCGGGCGGTTCCCGGTCGGGCGGCGGCTGCGGGTGCTCGACGTGGGCATGGGCCGGGGCGCGCAGGCGCTGCGGCTGGCCCGGCTCGGCCACCAGGTGACCGGGGTCGAGCAGGACGCGGCGCTGCTCGGCGCCGCCCAGGAGACGCTCGGCCGGGAACCGGAGGGCATCCGGGAGCGGGTCCGGCTGGTGCAGAGCGACGGCCGGGACACCGGCGTGCACTTCCTGCCGGGCAGCTTCGACGTGGTGCTGTGCCACGGCGTGCTGATGTACGTGACGGAGCCGGACCCGCTGGTGGCGGGCCTGGCCCGGATGCTGGCCCCGGGCGGTCTGCTCTCCCTGCTGGTCCGCAACGGCGACGCGCTCGCCATGCGGGCTGGTCTGTGCGGGGACTGGGCGGGCGCGCTGGCCGCCTTCGACACCACCGCCCACCTCCCCCGTGCCCGGACGGACTGGGACACAGGGGCCCCCGTCCGGTTCGGTCCGGACGTCCGGGCCGACCGGCTGGCGACCCTCACCGCCACGCTCGACGGCATCGCGGCCCCGCTGCACGCCTGGTACGGCGTGCGGGTCTTCACGGACGCGGTGGCGGACGGCGCGGTCGTCCCGGAGGACCTCCGGGCGCTGCTCGCGGCCGAGGAGCGGGCGGGCCGCACGGACCCCTACCGCTCGGTGGCGGCACTGCTGCACCTGTGCGGCGTACGCGGCTGA
- a CDS encoding S1C family serine protease yields MNASPAPAPRTAARVTAVLACFAALAAGCSGPAARTGADTAAATRAAVPASVADLEGQYLKVIGEVLPSVVQIQASNDLGSGVVYDGEGHIVTNAHVVGSEKTFQVTTAHNQEPLTARLVYSYPEQDLAVIRLDRPPGGLRPAVFGDSEKVQVGQIVLAMGSPLGLSSSVTQGIVSATGRTVSEGSTGGGTGATIANMVQTSAAINPGNSGGALVGLNGRVVGIPTLAATDPDLGGGAAPGIGFAIPASMVRTVADQIIEKGKVVDSGRAALGITARTVVDDHYQPAGAAVVSVRGGGPAARAGLRQGDVITRLGDQPVTSITSLSEALAAGRPGQRTTVTYQRDGTERTAQVTLGEQ; encoded by the coding sequence ATGAACGCTTCCCCTGCCCCTGCCCCGCGGACGGCCGCCCGGGTGACCGCCGTGCTGGCGTGCTTCGCGGCCCTGGCCGCCGGCTGCTCCGGTCCCGCCGCCCGGACCGGGGCGGACACCGCGGCGGCCACCCGGGCGGCGGTGCCGGCGTCCGTGGCCGATCTGGAGGGCCAGTACCTGAAGGTCATCGGTGAGGTCCTGCCGTCGGTCGTGCAGATCCAGGCGAGCAACGACCTGGGCTCCGGGGTGGTGTACGACGGCGAGGGGCACATCGTCACCAACGCGCACGTGGTCGGCTCGGAGAAGACCTTCCAGGTGACCACCGCCCACAACCAGGAGCCGCTCACCGCCAGGCTGGTGTACTCCTATCCCGAGCAGGACCTCGCGGTGATCAGGCTGGACCGGCCGCCGGGCGGGCTGCGGCCGGCGGTGTTCGGGGACTCCGAGAAGGTCCAGGTCGGCCAGATCGTGCTGGCCATGGGCTCGCCGCTCGGGCTGTCGTCGAGCGTCACCCAGGGAATCGTCTCGGCGACCGGACGGACCGTCAGCGAGGGCAGCACCGGCGGCGGTACGGGCGCGACCATCGCGAACATGGTGCAGACGTCGGCCGCCATCAACCCCGGCAACAGCGGCGGCGCCCTGGTCGGCCTGAACGGGCGGGTCGTCGGCATTCCGACGCTGGCCGCGACCGATCCGGATCTCGGGGGCGGGGCGGCGCCGGGCATCGGGTTCGCGATTCCCGCGTCCATGGTGCGCACGGTCGCCGACCAGATCATCGAGAAGGGCAAGGTCGTCGACTCCGGGCGGGCCGCCCTCGGCATCACCGCGCGGACGGTGGTGGACGACCACTACCAGCCGGCCGGGGCGGCGGTGGTCAGTGTGCGCGGCGGCGGCCCGGCCGCCCGGGCGGGCCTGCGTCAGGGCGACGTCATCACCCGGCTCGGTGACCAGCCCGTCACCTCCATCACCTCGCTCTCGGAGGCGCTGGCGGCGGGCCGGCCGGGGCAGCGGACCACGGTGACGTACCAGCGGGACGGCACGGAGCGGACGGCTCAGGTCACGCTGGGCGAGCAGTGA
- a CDS encoding DUF3043 domain-containing protein: protein MPVQPLPLGFVFRSRAKEEKAPTADKAQVTLSKQPRDPQAPKGRPTPKRSEAQSQRRSVASTPTNRKEAAKRQREERRQALERQRRALAGGDERYLPARDKGPVRKFARDWVDSRFNVAEFFLPLAVVILVLSVVRVPAIQSVALLLWLIVIVLIVLDAAVSGLRLKKRLKERFPDGNTRGAVAYALMRSLQMRRLRMPKPQVKRGERP from the coding sequence ATGCCGGTGCAGCCCTTACCCTTGGGTTTTGTGTTCCGTAGCCGTGCCAAGGAAGAGAAGGCCCCGACCGCCGACAAGGCGCAGGTGACCCTCTCCAAGCAGCCCCGTGACCCGCAGGCCCCCAAGGGTCGGCCCACGCCCAAGCGCAGTGAGGCCCAGTCCCAGCGCCGCAGCGTGGCCAGTACCCCGACGAACCGCAAGGAGGCCGCCAAGCGGCAGCGCGAGGAGCGGCGCCAGGCCCTGGAGCGGCAGCGCCGGGCGCTGGCCGGCGGGGACGAGCGCTATCTGCCGGCCCGGGACAAGGGCCCGGTCCGCAAGTTCGCCCGGGACTGGGTGGACTCGCGGTTCAACGTGGCCGAGTTCTTCCTGCCGCTCGCCGTCGTGATCCTCGTGCTGAGCGTGGTCCGGGTGCCCGCGATCCAGAGCGTCGCGCTGCTGTTGTGGCTGATCGTGATCGTGCTGATCGTGCTGGACGCGGCCGTCAGCGGTTTGCGGCTGAAGAAGCGGCTCAAGGAGCGCTTCCCGGACGGGAACACGCGCGGCGCGGTCGCCTACGCCCTGATGCGGTCCCTTCAGATGCGTCGGCTCCGGATGCCGAAGCCGCAGGTCAAGCGCGGAGAGCGGCCCTGA
- a CDS encoding response regulator: MTIRVLLADDQALLRSAFRVLVDSEPDMEVVGEAADGAEAVRLAREHGPDVVLMDIRMPGTDGLAATRLISADPSLGQVRVVILTTFEVDDHVVRALRAGASGFLGKGSEPEELLNAIRVAAGGEALLSPAATKGLIARFLARGDDGDGPDPARSERLGALTGREREVLGLVAGGHSNDEIAERLAVSPLTVKTHVNRAMAKLGARDRAQLVVIAYESGLVRPRME, encoded by the coding sequence ATGACGATCCGTGTCCTGCTCGCCGACGACCAGGCGCTGCTGCGCAGCGCGTTCCGGGTGCTGGTCGACTCCGAGCCCGACATGGAGGTGGTGGGGGAGGCCGCCGACGGGGCGGAGGCGGTCCGGCTGGCCCGGGAGCACGGCCCCGACGTCGTCCTCATGGATATCCGGATGCCCGGCACCGACGGCCTCGCCGCCACCCGGCTGATCAGCGCCGACCCCTCCCTCGGGCAGGTCCGGGTGGTCATCCTGACCACCTTCGAAGTGGACGACCACGTCGTCCGGGCGCTGCGCGCCGGCGCCTCCGGCTTCCTCGGCAAGGGCAGCGAGCCCGAGGAGCTGCTCAACGCCATCCGCGTCGCGGCCGGCGGCGAGGCACTGCTGTCCCCGGCCGCCACCAAGGGCCTGATCGCCCGCTTCCTCGCCCGGGGCGACGACGGCGACGGCCCGGATCCGGCCCGCTCCGAGCGGCTCGGCGCGCTCACCGGCAGGGAACGGGAGGTCCTCGGCCTGGTCGCCGGCGGCCACTCCAACGACGAGATCGCCGAGCGCCTCGCGGTCAGCCCGCTGACGGTGAAGACGCACGTCAACCGGGCCATGGCCAAGCTGGGCGCGCGCGACCGGGCCCAGCTCGTCGTGATCGCGTACGAGTCGGGGCTGGTCCGTCCCCGGATGGAGTGA
- a CDS encoding class I SAM-dependent methyltransferase, which yields MPTSPLVPRTTTPTDPFQEPRREDCPWCGSRRLRTRLRAPDPLRHRPGAFALDGCRDCGHAFQNPRLSAEGLAFFHRDFYERQLERLTERVVPAHVARRRHRATAWRLSALREPESWLDVGTGHARFPEAAKEFFPYTSFDGLDPTVRVEQALLEGRVEEAHRGYLTTPGTAARLRARYDVVSMFHHLAHTPDPRAELRAALTVLRPGGHLVVELPDPRCLFATLLGRWWLPHGQPRHLHLLPLANLRTELRAQGCTVLVTDRTTPHQPYDLSAAVVLALAHVNPLLRGMAEPVPALAGAVDRTLAPLLRRTPFANAYRIVARKDTR from the coding sequence ATGCCGACCTCGCCTCTCGTCCCCCGGACCACCACCCCCACCGACCCCTTCCAGGAGCCGCGCCGCGAGGACTGCCCCTGGTGCGGCTCCCGGCGCCTGCGGACCCGGCTGCGGGCCCCCGACCCGCTGCGGCACCGGCCGGGCGCGTTCGCCCTGGACGGGTGCCGTGACTGCGGCCACGCCTTCCAGAACCCCCGGCTCAGCGCGGAGGGACTCGCCTTCTTCCACCGCGACTTCTACGAGCGGCAGCTTGAGCGGCTCACCGAACGCGTCGTCCCCGCCCACGTGGCCCGCCGCCGGCACCGCGCCACCGCCTGGCGCCTGTCGGCACTGCGCGAACCGGAGAGCTGGCTGGACGTCGGCACGGGCCACGCCCGCTTCCCCGAGGCGGCGAAGGAGTTCTTCCCGTACACCAGCTTCGACGGGCTCGACCCGACGGTCCGCGTGGAACAGGCGCTGCTGGAGGGCCGCGTGGAGGAGGCGCACCGCGGCTACCTCACCACCCCCGGGACGGCGGCCCGGCTGCGCGCCCGCTACGACGTCGTCAGCATGTTCCACCACCTGGCGCACACCCCCGACCCGCGCGCCGAACTCCGCGCCGCGCTCACGGTGCTGCGCCCCGGCGGTCACCTGGTCGTCGAACTCCCCGACCCGCGCTGTCTCTTCGCCACGCTCCTCGGCAGGTGGTGGCTGCCCCACGGCCAGCCCCGCCACCTGCACCTGCTCCCGCTCGCCAACCTCCGCACGGAACTGCGGGCCCAGGGCTGCACGGTGCTCGTCACCGACCGCACGACCCCGCACCAGCCGTACGACCTGTCGGCGGCCGTCGTCCTGGCGCTGGCCCACGTCAACCCGCTGCTGAGAGGCATGGCCGAACCCGTGCCCGCGCTGGCCGGGGCGGTGGACCGCACGCTGGCGCCCCTGCTGCGCCGTACACCGTTCGCCAACGCGTACCGGATCGTCGCGCGCAAGGACACGCGGTGA
- a CDS encoding PspA/IM30 family protein, with translation MSGVMKRMGMIFRAKANKALDRAEDPRETLDYSYQKQLELLQKVRRGVADVATSRKRLELQLNQLQQQSSKLEDQGRKALALGREDLAREALSRRAALQQQVTDLETQHTTLQGEEEKLTLAAQRLQAKVDAFRTKKETIKATYTAAQAQTRIGEAFSGISEEMGDVGLAIQRAEDKTAQLQARAGAIDELLASGALDDPSGMQKDDLQAELDRLSGGTDVELELQRMKAELAGGSPQQAIEGGTGQGQTQQQPQDTPRFDKQ, from the coding sequence ATGAGCGGTGTCATGAAGCGTATGGGGATGATCTTCCGCGCGAAGGCGAACAAGGCCCTTGACCGGGCCGAGGACCCGCGCGAGACCCTCGATTACTCCTACCAGAAGCAGCTCGAGCTGCTCCAGAAGGTGCGGCGCGGTGTCGCCGACGTGGCGACCAGCCGCAAGCGCCTGGAGCTCCAGCTCAACCAGCTCCAGCAGCAGTCCTCGAAGCTGGAGGACCAGGGCCGCAAGGCGCTCGCGCTCGGCCGTGAGGACCTGGCCCGCGAGGCGCTGTCCCGGCGCGCCGCCCTCCAGCAGCAGGTCACGGACCTGGAGACGCAGCACACCACCCTCCAGGGCGAGGAGGAGAAGCTCACCCTCGCGGCCCAGCGCCTCCAGGCCAAGGTGGACGCCTTCCGCACGAAGAAGGAGACCATCAAGGCCACCTACACCGCCGCCCAGGCCCAGACCCGGATCGGCGAGGCCTTCTCCGGCATCTCCGAGGAGATGGGCGACGTCGGCCTGGCCATCCAGCGCGCCGAGGACAAGACCGCCCAGCTCCAGGCCCGGGCCGGCGCCATCGACGAACTGCTCGCCTCCGGCGCCCTGGACGACCCCTCCGGCATGCAGAAGGACGACCTCCAGGCCGAGCTGGACCGGCTCTCCGGTGGTACGGATGTAGAGCTGGAACTTCAGCGCATGAAGGCGGAGCTGGCCGGCGGCTCCCCGCAGCAGGCCATCGAGGGCGGCACCGGCCAGGGACAGACCCAGCAGCAGCCACAGGACACCCCGCGCTTCGACAAGCAGTAG
- the nadA gene encoding quinolinate synthase NadA — MTTAQTPELDVQPTPLALLLLGREADPKSERGVECPGDLPSPSDPDLVERARAAKEKLGDKVFVLGHHYQRDEVIQFADVTGDSFKLARDAAARPEAEYIVFCGVHFMAESADILTSDDQKVVLPDLAAGCSMADMATAEQVAECWDVLTEAGVADQVVPVSYMNSSADIKAFTGRHGGTICTSSNARRALDWAFEQGEKVLFLPDQHLGRNTAVRDMGMSLDDCVLYNPHKPNGGLTAEELRAAKMILWRGHCSVHGRFGLDSVNDVRARIPGVNVLVHPECRHEVVAAADQVGSTEYIIKALEAAPAGSKWAIGTELNLVRRLANRFAPEGKEIVFLDRTVCFCSTMNRIDLPHLVWTLESLAEGNLVNRIEVDKETEAFAKLALERMLALP; from the coding sequence GTGACCACCGCCCAGACCCCGGAACTCGACGTGCAGCCGACTCCGCTCGCCCTGCTGCTGCTCGGCCGTGAGGCCGACCCGAAGAGCGAGCGGGGCGTCGAGTGCCCCGGTGACCTGCCCTCGCCGTCCGACCCCGACCTGGTCGAGCGTGCCCGCGCGGCCAAGGAGAAGCTCGGCGACAAGGTCTTCGTGCTCGGCCACCACTACCAGCGCGACGAGGTGATCCAGTTCGCCGACGTCACGGGCGACTCCTTCAAGCTCGCCCGGGACGCCGCCGCGCGCCCCGAGGCCGAGTACATCGTCTTCTGCGGTGTGCACTTCATGGCCGAGTCGGCGGACATCCTGACCTCCGACGACCAGAAGGTCGTCCTCCCCGACCTCGCCGCCGGCTGCTCCATGGCCGACATGGCGACGGCCGAGCAGGTCGCGGAGTGCTGGGACGTGCTGACCGAGGCCGGGGTGGCCGACCAGGTGGTCCCCGTCTCGTACATGAACTCCTCCGCCGACATCAAGGCGTTCACGGGCAGGCACGGCGGCACCATCTGCACGTCGTCCAACGCCCGGCGCGCCCTCGACTGGGCGTTCGAGCAGGGGGAGAAGGTGCTCTTCCTGCCCGACCAGCACCTGGGCCGCAACACGGCCGTCCGTGACATGGGGATGTCCCTGGACGACTGCGTGCTCTACAACCCGCACAAGCCGAACGGCGGCCTGACGGCGGAGGAGCTGCGCGCCGCGAAGATGATCCTGTGGCGCGGCCACTGCTCGGTCCACGGCCGCTTCGGCCTGGACTCGGTGAACGACGTCCGCGCGCGCATCCCGGGCGTGAACGTCCTGGTCCACCCCGAGTGCCGGCACGAGGTCGTCGCCGCGGCGGACCAGGTCGGCTCGACCGAGTACATCATCAAGGCGCTGGAGGCGGCCCCGGCCGGCTCCAAGTGGGCCATCGGCACCGAGTTGAACCTGGTGCGCCGCCTGGCGAACCGTTTCGCCCCCGAGGGCAAGGAGATCGTCTTCCTCGACAGGACGGTCTGCTTCTGCTCGACCATGAACCGCATCGACCTGCCCCACCTGGTCTGGACCCTGGAGTCCCTGGCCGAGGGCAACCTGGTCAACCGGATCGAGGTCGACAAGGAGACGGAGGCGTTCGCGAAGCTGGCGCTGGAGCGGATGCTGGCACTGCCGTAG
- the pspAA gene encoding PspA-associated protein PspAA: MIVRIMGEGQVELDDVHLTELNRLDDELLAEMESGDGDGFRRTLNALLDAVRRLGTPLPDEALEPSELILPSPDATLEEVRELLSDDGLIPS, encoded by the coding sequence GTGATCGTACGGATCATGGGGGAGGGCCAGGTCGAGCTGGACGACGTCCACCTCACCGAGCTGAACAGGCTGGACGACGAACTGCTCGCCGAGATGGAGAGCGGCGACGGCGACGGCTTCCGCCGCACGCTGAACGCTCTCCTGGACGCCGTCCGCCGGCTCGGCACCCCGCTGCCGGACGAGGCACTGGAACCCTCGGAACTGATCCTGCCGTCGCCGGACGCGACGCTGGAGGAGGTCCGGGAACTGCTCAGCGACGACGGCCTGATCCCTAGCTGA
- a CDS encoding sensor histidine kinase → MSTLERARCSLRAHPLALDAALAAGVLVCMVAGSFVVPRRENAVTWGVRVPDPLSLLLMLVGAAALALRRRNPKAVLALTGTVSVVECVTGDPRAPVAMSAVVALYTVASTTDRANAWRLGLLTMTVLTAAAVFAGPLPWYAQENLGVLAWTGIGATAGDAVRSRRAVVQAMRDRAERAERTREEEARRRVAEERLRIARDLHDVVAHHIALVNVQAGVAAHVMDKRPDQAKEALAHVREAGRSALNELRATVGLLRQCGDPEAPTEPAPGLDRLEDLLTTFRSAGLPVRAAGADGAGGLPAAVDLAAYRIVQEALTNVQKHAGPGAGAEVSVVRAGPDVEVTVLDDGLGRPGAPEAGGGHGLLGMRERVTALGGTLTTGPRPGGGFRVHAILPVQTVTAQGEPA, encoded by the coding sequence GTGAGCACTCTCGAACGCGCCCGGTGCAGCCTCAGGGCCCACCCCCTGGCGCTGGACGCGGCGCTCGCCGCGGGCGTGCTGGTCTGCATGGTCGCCGGTTCCTTCGTGGTGCCCCGGCGGGAGAACGCCGTGACCTGGGGCGTACGCGTCCCGGACCCCCTCAGCCTCCTGCTGATGCTGGTCGGCGCCGCCGCGCTCGCCCTGCGCCGCCGCAACCCCAAGGCGGTCCTCGCCCTCACCGGCACCGTCTCCGTGGTCGAGTGCGTCACCGGCGACCCGCGCGCCCCGGTAGCGATGTCCGCCGTCGTCGCCCTCTACACCGTCGCCTCGACCACGGACCGCGCCAACGCCTGGCGCCTCGGCCTGCTCACCATGACCGTGCTGACGGCCGCCGCCGTGTTCGCCGGCCCGCTGCCCTGGTACGCCCAGGAGAACCTCGGCGTCCTGGCCTGGACCGGTATCGGCGCCACCGCCGGGGACGCCGTACGCAGCCGCCGCGCGGTCGTCCAGGCCATGCGGGACCGCGCCGAACGCGCCGAACGCACCCGCGAGGAGGAGGCCCGCCGCCGGGTCGCCGAGGAACGGCTGCGCATCGCCCGCGACCTGCACGACGTCGTCGCCCACCACATCGCCCTGGTGAACGTGCAGGCCGGTGTCGCCGCACACGTCATGGACAAGCGGCCCGACCAGGCCAAGGAGGCCCTCGCCCACGTCCGCGAGGCCGGCCGCAGCGCGCTGAACGAACTGCGCGCCACCGTCGGCCTGCTCCGCCAGTGCGGGGATCCGGAGGCCCCCACGGAGCCCGCCCCGGGCCTGGACCGTCTGGAGGACCTCCTCACCACCTTCCGCAGCGCCGGCCTCCCGGTGCGGGCGGCCGGCGCCGACGGGGCCGGCGGCCTGCCCGCCGCCGTCGACCTGGCCGCCTACCGCATCGTGCAGGAGGCGCTGACCAATGTGCAGAAGCACGCGGGTCCCGGGGCCGGTGCCGAGGTGAGCGTCGTCCGCGCCGGCCCGGACGTGGAGGTCACCGTCCTCGACGACGGGTTGGGAAGACCCGGCGCGCCGGAGGCCGGCGGCGGGCACGGGCTGCTCGGCATGCGCGAGCGGGTCACCGCCCTCGGCGGCACCCTGACCACCGGCCCCCGCCCCGGCGGCGGCTTCCGCGTCCATGCGATCCTGCCGGTCCAGACGGTGACGGCCCAGGGGGAGCCCGCATGA
- a CDS encoding phosphatidylglycerol lysyltransferase domain-containing protein gives MGDARIAVEQRAEAERSDGRARWSAGASRRAAAFAVWYLRTVAFINFLSGVWVSLGQDVRRHNQDDFFTPYLLTAGFASGVFTAFLAITMRRRKRAAWILNLVVSGLFLALFAFAMAFPDIRRYPQNWVSLALTAAFVGALLAGRREFYAKGDRANPRLAATVAVVGGLAASLLAGLLVTVTNQAPDAARSTFPERWHYGTLRLVSVAAQESRFPGIDPPNWANVTVNVLSTVLVLAVFYAAFRSRRAVDPLTEDDEKRLRALLERHGDRDSLGYFALRREKSVVWSPTGKAAVAYRVVGGVSLASGDPIGDPEAWPGAIVPWLAQARTHGWIPAVMGAGEEAGTVYARHGLDALELGDEAIVEVDEFTLEGRAMRTVRQAYNRVRRAGYRVRIRRHEDIPADEMACLVERADDWRDGATERGFSMALGRLADPEDGRCVMLECTDAQGRLRALLSFVPWGPHGLSLDLMRRDRDSDNGLMEFMVIELLRRAREIGITQVSLNFAMFRSVFERGARLGAGPVLRLWRSLLSFFSRWWQIESLYRANAKYRPIWEPRFLLFEKSADLPRIGLASARAEGFLEAPGLPKWLHRRHLDTHR, from the coding sequence ATGGGAGATGCCCGAATTGCCGTGGAGCAGCGCGCCGAGGCGGAACGGTCGGACGGACGGGCGCGGTGGTCCGCCGGGGCCTCCCGGAGGGCCGCCGCCTTCGCCGTCTGGTACCTGCGGACGGTCGCGTTCATCAACTTCCTCAGCGGGGTGTGGGTCTCGCTCGGCCAGGACGTGCGCCGGCACAACCAGGACGACTTCTTCACGCCCTACCTGCTGACGGCCGGCTTCGCCTCCGGTGTGTTCACCGCCTTCCTGGCGATCACCATGCGGCGCAGGAAGCGGGCCGCGTGGATCCTGAACCTGGTGGTGAGCGGCCTCTTCCTGGCCCTGTTCGCGTTCGCCATGGCGTTCCCGGACATCCGGCGGTACCCGCAGAACTGGGTCTCCCTCGCGCTGACGGCCGCCTTCGTGGGCGCGCTGCTCGCCGGCCGCCGGGAGTTCTACGCCAAGGGCGACCGCGCCAACCCCCGGCTCGCGGCCACGGTGGCCGTCGTCGGGGGGCTCGCCGCGAGCCTGCTGGCCGGGCTGCTGGTGACGGTCACCAACCAGGCGCCGGACGCGGCCCGTTCGACGTTCCCGGAGCGCTGGCACTACGGCACCCTGCGCCTGGTGTCGGTGGCCGCGCAGGAGTCCCGCTTCCCGGGCATCGACCCGCCCAACTGGGCCAATGTCACCGTCAACGTGCTCAGTACGGTCCTGGTCCTCGCCGTGTTCTACGCCGCCTTCCGTTCCCGGCGGGCCGTCGACCCGCTCACCGAGGACGACGAGAAGCGGCTGCGGGCCCTGCTGGAGCGGCACGGTGACCGGGACTCGCTCGGCTACTTCGCGCTGCGCCGGGAGAAGAGCGTGGTGTGGTCGCCGACCGGGAAGGCCGCCGTCGCCTACCGGGTGGTCGGCGGGGTGAGCCTGGCGTCCGGGGACCCGATCGGGGATCCGGAGGCCTGGCCCGGGGCGATCGTGCCGTGGCTGGCCCAGGCGCGGACGCACGGGTGGATCCCGGCGGTGATGGGGGCCGGCGAAGAGGCCGGCACCGTCTACGCGCGGCACGGCCTGGACGCCCTGGAGCTGGGCGACGAGGCGATCGTGGAGGTCGACGAGTTCACCCTGGAGGGCCGGGCGATGCGCACCGTCCGGCAGGCGTACAACCGGGTGCGGCGGGCCGGGTACCGGGTGCGCATCCGGCGGCACGAGGACATCCCGGCGGACGAGATGGCCTGCCTCGTGGAGCGCGCCGACGACTGGCGGGACGGCGCGACCGAGCGCGGCTTCAGCATGGCGCTGGGCCGGCTCGCGGATCCGGAGGACGGCCGGTGCGTGATGCTGGAGTGCACGGACGCGCAGGGCCGGCTGCGGGCGCTGCTCTCCTTCGTGCCGTGGGGGCCGCACGGGCTTTCGCTGGACCTCATGCGGCGGGACCGGGACTCCGACAACGGGCTGATGGAGTTCATGGTCATCGAGCTGCTGCGGCGGGCCCGCGAGATCGGGATCACGCAGGTCTCACTCAACTTCGCCATGTTCAGGTCGGTCTTCGAACGTGGCGCGCGCCTGGGCGCCGGGCCGGTGCTCAGGCTGTGGCGGTCGCTGCTCAGCTTCTTCTCCCGCTGGTGGCAGATCGAGTCGCTGTACCGCGCCAACGCCAAGTACCGGCCCATCTGGGAGCCGCGGTTCCTGCTCTTCGAGAAGAGCGCGGACCTGCCGCGCATCGGCCTCGCCTCGGCCCGCGCGGAGGGCTTCCTGGAGGCGCCGGGACTGCCGAAGTGGCTGCACCGCAGGCACCTGGACACGCACCGGTGA